The Penicillium oxalicum strain HP7-1 chromosome IV, whole genome shotgun sequence genome contains a region encoding:
- a CDS encoding Dihydroxyacetone kinase 1, translating into MQTKHFFSDPNHLVLTALNSLTLTNPSLAFDAQNKIIFRRPDAARRPGKVSIITGGGSGHEPAFAGFVGKGFCDASVAGSIFASPSAEQIRRAAIDRVPTDAGVLILPNNYTGDVLNFGMAAEKCRAAGIRTEFFPINDDVGVGRTKGGKVGRRGIGGGILILKITGALAEAGGSLEEVYKLAQFANENIVSIGSSLEHVHVPGRGMPEDFIPNGEVEIGMGIHNEPGSHRMKADLVETVSIMLRQLLDQHDSERAYLKYGLGDDFVLLINNLGGVSPIELAGITDEVHRQLVRDHKIKPVRVISGTFLTSLNGMGFSISLLRLADNGLGDGKSMLELIDAPAEAVGWSAPISTATWNDRVDTPVELKATNIVEETPSNLQLDPAIIKTVLGAGLKRVIAAEPEVTRYDTIVGDGDCGIGLKRGAEAIQKLLDQASPALTDNIVPTVLRITEVVENVMDGTSGAIYAIFLNALVHGLRAQDTGSPLQTTPEIWAKALKHSVTALSQYTPAKPGDRTLMDALVPFCETLYETQDMRAAAAAAQRGTESTKSMKASLGRSVYVGSETEWIGKVPDPGAYGLSEFLTGLSEAF; encoded by the exons ATGCAAA CCAAacatttcttctccgatCCGAACCACCTGGTTCTGACGGCACTGAATTCACTCACCTTGACAAATCCGTCACTGGCTTTTGATGCTCAAAATAAGATCATTTTCCGCCGGCCCGATGCTGCACGAAGGCCCGGCAAAGTCTCAATCATTACTGGAGGTGGATCAGGGCATGAGCCGGCCTTTGCAGGTTTCGTGGGCAAGGGCTTCTGTGATGCATCGGTTGCGGGATCGATCTTTGCCTCACCCTCGGCCGAACAGATTCGCCGCGCTGCAATTGATCGTGTACCCACGGATGCGGGCGTCTTGATCCTGCCCAACAACTACACTGGTGATGTCTTGAATTTTGGTATGGCGGCTGAGAAATGCCGCGCGGCGGGAATCCGAACCGAGTTCTTCCCAATCAACGATGATGTGGGCGTAGGCCGCACCAAAGGAGGCAAGGTTGGCCGACGGGGTATCGGGGGTGGTatattgatcttgaagatcaCGGGGGCTTTGGCAGAGGCTGG GGGATCTCTTGAAGAGGTCTATAAGCTCGCCCAATTTGCCAACGAGAACATTGTCTCCATCGGCTCCTCCCTTGAGCATGTCCACGTTCCTGGTCGGGGGATGCCCGAAGATTTTATTCCAAATGGCGAAGTGGAGATCGGGATGGGCATTCACAACGAGCCCGGCTCCCATCGCATGAAGGCCGACTTGGTGGAAACTGTCTCCATCATGCTGCGGCAACTATTGGACCAACACGACTCCGAGCGCGCATATCTCAAGTACGGCTTGGGGGATGACTTTGTCCTGCTGATCAACAATCTGGGCGGCGTCAGTCCTATCGAGCTGGCAGGTATCACTGACGAGGTGCATCGTCAGCTCGTACGGGATCACAAGATCAAGCCTGTGCGGGTCATTTCAGGCACCTTCTTGACGAGTCTCAACGGCATGGGGTTCAGTATCTCATTGCTCAGACTGGCAGACAATGGACTCGGCGATGGCAAGTCGATGCTGGAGCTGATTGATGCCCCGGCCGAGGCTGTGGGCTGGTCAGCGCCCATTTCTACAGCTACGTGGAATGACCGCGTCGATACGCCCGTGGAGCTCAAGGCTACCAACATCGTCGAAGAGACACCAAGTAACCTGCAat TGGATCCAGCCATCATCAAGACAGTTCTCGGTGCGGGTTTGAAACGGGTCATTGCCGCCGAGCCAGAAGTAACACGATACGACACAATCGTGGGCGATGGTGACTGCGGCATAGGTCTCAAGCGCGGCGCCGAAGCCATTCAGAAACTCCTCGACCAAGCGTCCCCCGCCCTGACCGACAATATCGTTCCGACGGTCCTCCGCATCACCGAAGTGGTCGAAAATGTCATGGACGGCACATCTGGCGCCATCTATGCAATCTTCCTCAACGCTCTCGTCCACGGACTTCGCGCCCAAGATACAGGATCCCCGCTTCAAACAACACCAGAAATCTGGGCCAAGGCACTGAAGCACTCGGTCACCGCCTTGAGCCAGTACACGCCCGCGAAGCCAGGCGACCGTACACTGATGGATGCGCTAGTTCCTTTCTGCGAGACTCTGTATGAGACACAGGACATGcgggcggcggcggctgcTGCACAAAGGGGCACCGAGTCTACTAAGAGTATGAAGGCGAGTCTGGGTCGTTCTGTCTATGTGGGTAGTGAGACCGAGTGGATAGGCAAGGTGCCTGATCCAGGAGCGTATGGACTAAGTGAATTTTTGACTGGACTATCCGAGGCATTCTGA
- a CDS encoding Small nuclear ribonucleoprotein Sm D2, which produces MATAPDPKIQDLLNKPKSELTEYEVALVEEHELTAGPLSLLQTATRTHTQVLISCRNNRKLLARVKAFDRHCNMVLENVKEMWTDKPKGNKGKGVNKERFVSKMFLRGDSVILVLLS; this is translated from the exons ATGGCGACCGCTCCAGACCCCAAGATCCA AGACCTGCTCAACAAGCCCAAGAGCGAGCTCAC TGAATATGAGGTCGCCCTCGTTGAAGAGCACGAGCTCACGGCTGGCCCTCTCTCGCTCCTCCAGACCGCCACTCGCACACACACCCAAGTTCTGATCTCTTGCCGCAACAACCGCAAGCTACTCGCTCGGGTGAAGGCTTTCGACCGTCATTGCAACATGGTGCTGGAAAATGTGAAGGAAATGTGGACTGATAAGCCCAAGGGCAATAAGGGCAAGGGTGTGAACAAGGAACGCTTCGTCAGCAAGAT GTTCCTTCGCGGCGATTCTGTCATCCTCGTTCTGCTTAGCTGA
- a CDS encoding Transport protein particle subunit trs31 has translation MAAPPRHSAMLSMNNAVATPQPMSSDKSQNLQQSSTPQPSQGLRVPSNRKTIYDRHLNRSRNAELSRASFAYLFAEMVTYAQRRVTGIQDLEKRLNEQGYPLGLRLLDLLFYRTTTTSSSALSSSSTSSSPPNRPLRILTLLHLIHGPLWRLLFGRSADALEHSVSPDTPNEYMITDNDPLVNTYISVPREMNQLNCAAFVAVLLKASVTAMRSMPENQACLALHGETLANTGLVRRDESPFTDVTTFVCLTAIRKVRLT, from the exons ATGGCGGCACCGCCCAGACACTCGGCGATGCTGTCGATGAACAACGCCGTGGCTACACCGCAGCCCATGTCAAGCGACAAGTCACAAAATCTACAGCAATCATCAACACCTCAACCCTCGCAAGGTCTACGTGTGCCATCAAATCGCAAGACAATTTACGACCGACACTTGAATCGAAGCCGAAATGCAGAGCTCAGCCGAGCCAGCTTCGCGTATCTCTTTGCCGAGATGGTCACATATGCGCAGCGCCGGGTAACAGGCATTCAAGATCTGGAGAAGCG TTTGAATGAACAAGGATACCCGCTCGGTCTTCGTCTCCTCGATCTCCTGTTTTACCGTACAACGACAACTTCATCCTCTGCCctctccagctcctcaacGTCCTCCTCTCCGCCCAATCGTCCACTTCGCATCCTTactcttctccatctcatccacgGTCCGCTTTGGCGCCTGTTATTTGGCCGCTCAGCCGACGCCCTCGAGCATTCGGTCTCCCCAGACACCCCGAATGAATACATGATTACGGACAACGATCCGCTCGTCAATACCTACATTAGTGTGCCGCGGGAAATGAATCAGCTCAATTGCGCGGCATTTGTGGCGGTATTATTGAAGGCGTCTGTGACGGCT ATGCGCTCAATGCCCGAGAATCAAGCATGCCTTGCCCTGCACGGGGAAACGTTGGCCAACACCGGCCTGGTACGCCGTGACGAAAGTCCTTTTACCGACGTGACCACTTTTGTCTGCCTGACGGCTATCCGAAAGGTACGTCTTACGTAG
- a CDS encoding putative kinase yields the protein MAEIHGPSSTGAAGESRGGTATGVISDSELQQNQLEVRQDPALLSNSSTAILTMPVHLGGPLLQVVFYPDSTHRRKSSLVTMEKPRVRPHFDQHDKTTACYVHSLIAGEWVTPPTTHIEETQDVIRTLSDEEPNLDSESHDENDVVSVLDSDTKILKPVPTVVQSRHLTKRQLSDMAWNVRKLSKKLGSIKLKLTVKNVFIVSKAHDESLVSLTRKVTRWLLSKDRDASYNVYVERRLETHPDFGALQLIQEEPTAKDRLIYWDPKLAQEQPHLFDFVVTLGGDGTVLYTSWLFQRIVPPVLSFSLGSLGFMTKFDFADYQKILESSFREGVVVSLRLRFECTIMRSKARLRNSDAKSLASRDLVEEIIGEEGEDTLTHTPDRVYEILNDVVVDRGPNPTMSQIELFGDDEHFTTLLADGICVATPTGSTAYNLAAGGSLSHPENPVILVTAICAHTLSFRPIILPDTIVLRMGVPYDARTSSWASFDGRERVELHPGDYVTVSASRYPFANVLPQNRRGEDWVHSISKTLNWNSRTKQKAFK from the exons ATGGCCGAGATTCATGGACCGTCGTCGACGGGCGCTGCGGGTGAA AGCCGCGGAGGTACTGCTACTGGAGTGATCAGCGACTCAGAGCTCCAACAAAACCAGTTAGAGGTTCGGCAGGACCCTGCGTTGCTTTCGAATTCATCCACGGCCATTCTGACGATGCCCGTCCACCTTGGGGGCCCTTTGCTACAGGTTGTCTTCTACCCAGATTCCACCCATCGCCGCAAATCCTCCCTCGTCACCATGGAAAAACCGCGCGTGAGACCGCACTTTGACCAGCACGACAAGACCACAGCGTGCTACGTGCATTCGCTCATTGCCGGTGAATGGGTCACACCCCCGACGACCCATATCGAAGAGACGCAGGACGTGATTCGAACACTCAGTGATGAAGAGCCCAACCTCGATTCCGAATCTCATGACGAGAACGATGTGGTCTCGGTGCTTGACAGTGATACCAAGATACTCAAACCTGTGCCGACGGTCGTCCAGTCGAGGCATCTGACCAAACGGCAACTCAGCGACATGGCCTGGAACGTGCGCAAGCTGTCCAAAAAACTGGGCAGCATCAAGCTCAAGTTGACCGTCAAAAATGTCTTCATCGTCAGCAAAGCACATGATGAGTCCCTGGTCAGCCTCACACGGAAGGTGACGCGATGGCTATTGTCAAAGGATCGCGATGCGTCATATAACGTCTACGTCGAACGGCGCTTGGAGACACATCCCGATTTTGGCGCTCTACAACTCATTCAAGAAGAGCCGACGGCCAAAGATCGATTGATATACTGGGATCCCAAGCTTGCGCAGGAGCAACCACATCTGTTTGACTTTGTCGTCACTCTAGGTGGGGATGGCACCGTGCTTTATACGAGCTGGCTCTTCCAGCGTATTGTACCTCCCgttctctccttctcactGGGCTCTTTAGGATTCATGACCAAGTTTGACTTTGCCGACTACCAGAAGATTCTTGAAAGCTCATTCAGAGAAGGCGTCGTGGTCAGTCTTAGACTACGATTTGAATGCACCATCATGAGATCCAAAGCGCGCTTGAGGAACAGTGACGCCAAATCTCTCGCTAGTCGGGACCTGGTGGAAGAAATCatcggggaagaaggggaggacACATTGACTCATACCCCGGATCGAGTGTATGAGATTCTGAACGACGTTGTTGTAGACCGTGGTCCAAATCCAA CAATGTCACAAATTGAATTGTTCGGTGACGATGAGCATTTCACGACTCTGCTTGCAGATGGAATTTGTGTTGCCACTCCGACGGGATCCACAGCGTATAATCTTGCAGCCGGTGGCTCGCTTTCCCACCCTGAAAACCCCGTCATTCTGGTGACCGCCATCTGTGCCCACACACTCTCATTCCGTCCGATCATTCTGCCTGACACAATTGTCCTGCGCATGGGTGTACCATACGATGCTCGAACCAGCTCATGGGCTAGTTTTGATGGAAGGGAAAG AGTTGAACTGCATCCCGGTGACTATGTAACCGTGTCGGCGTCAAGATATCCATTTGCCAATGTGTTGCCGCAAAATCGGCGCGGCGAGGATTGGGTACACAGTATCTCCAAGACATTGAATTGGAACTCGCGAACCAAGCAAAAGGCTTTCAAGTAG